Proteins encoded by one window of Acetivibrio thermocellus ATCC 27405:
- a CDS encoding LysM peptidoglycan-binding domain-containing protein, with protein sequence MFPYYQRQCPTGSVPYTIKAGDTLAAIARIYGTTVQDIINANPDIDPYYLRVGQQICIPLTMQIYPSCPTTNYYVVRPEDTLESIAAYFNITPQQLLYSNYGIDPTDLYVDQILCIPVAPPPVTVNVNVAERTLTVYRDGRIYRTYRIALENPASPIPRGTFTVLNKQVDPGVEMGARWIGLSEAGFGIHGTNTPEFIDVVSTGNSIVMSNEDVSELFNLVPVGTIVTIS encoded by the coding sequence ATGTTTCCGTACTATCAAAGGCAGTGTCCCACAGGTTCGGTTCCCTATACGATAAAAGCCGGAGACACACTGGCTGCCATAGCAAGAATATACGGGACCACAGTACAGGACATTATTAATGCAAACCCTGATATTGATCCCTATTATTTAAGAGTAGGTCAGCAAATATGTATTCCGCTAACCATGCAAATATATCCTTCGTGTCCGACAACAAACTATTATGTGGTAAGGCCGGAAGACACTTTGGAGTCAATAGCGGCTTACTTTAACATAACTCCCCAACAGTTATTGTATTCAAACTACGGAATAGACCCCACTGATTTATACGTGGATCAAATTCTATGCATACCTGTAGCTCCTCCCCCCGTCACCGTTAATGTCAACGTGGCGGAACGAACTCTTACAGTATACCGCGACGGAAGAATTTACAGAACATACAGAATTGCTTTGGAAAATCCGGCGTCACCCATTCCAAGAGGAACATTTACGGTTTTAAACAAACAGGTTGATCCCGGTGTTGAGATGGGAGCAAGATGGATTGGACTTTCTGAAGCAGGTTTTGGAATTCATGGCACAAACACACCGGAATTTATTGATGTCGTCTCCACCGGCAACAGTATAGTCATGTCCAACGAGGATGTAAGCGAGCTGTTTAATCTTGTACCTGTGGGAACAATCGTAACCATATCCTGA
- a CDS encoding superoxide dismutase → MQYAMMSIAPGQHRLPPLPYPYNALEPVISAEALRIHHDMHHKAYVDGLNRAEINLVEARKNNDFKYIKYWENQLAFNGSGHILHSIFWTVMAPPGRGGKPGIHTTNQINSYFGSFNAFAEQFKSAAENVEASGWGILTWQPTWRRLEILQAEKHQDLTQWSGIPILVCDVWEHAYYLDYQNRRKEYISRWWDLINWHEVERRLLLAMNGQVPLTVMNNYWLA, encoded by the coding sequence ATGCAGTATGCAATGATGTCCATAGCACCCGGACAGCATCGGTTGCCACCTCTACCCTACCCTTACAATGCATTGGAGCCTGTAATCAGTGCGGAGGCTTTAAGAATTCATCACGACATGCACCACAAGGCTTATGTCGATGGCCTGAACAGGGCGGAAATCAACCTGGTGGAAGCGCGGAAAAACAATGACTTCAAATATATAAAATACTGGGAAAATCAGTTGGCCTTCAACGGTTCCGGTCATATTCTCCACAGCATTTTCTGGACTGTCATGGCACCTCCGGGAAGAGGAGGTAAGCCCGGCATTCACACTACAAACCAGATAAACAGCTATTTTGGAAGCTTCAACGCGTTTGCGGAGCAGTTTAAAAGCGCCGCTGAAAATGTGGAAGCATCCGGATGGGGAATTCTGACCTGGCAGCCGACATGGAGAAGGCTTGAAATTTTGCAGGCGGAAAAGCATCAGGATTTAACACAGTGGAGCGGAATTCCCATTTTGGTATGCGATGTCTGGGAACATGCCTATTACCTGGATTATCAGAACAGGCGAAAGGAATATATAAGCCGATGGTGGGACTTAATCAACTGGCATGAAGTTGAAAGACGGCTTCTTTTGGCAATGAACGGTCAGGTGCCCCTCACTGTTATGAATAATTATTGGCTGGCTTAA
- a CDS encoding L,D-transpeptidase gives MCIPVAPSSVRIIVSIAAKTLSLYRDGRLVKSYPVATGKPTTPTPRGTFTIINKQVNPGGPFGTRWMGLSQPHYGIHGTNNPASIGTAASNGCIRMYNEDVNELFNLVSVGTPVTIY, from the coding sequence ATATGCATACCTGTGGCCCCATCCTCCGTAAGAATCATAGTAAGTATAGCTGCCAAAACCCTTTCACTGTACCGGGACGGAAGACTTGTCAAGTCATACCCTGTGGCAACAGGAAAACCTACAACCCCCACTCCGCGGGGAACATTTACAATAATAAACAAACAAGTCAATCCCGGCGGACCGTTTGGCACAAGATGGATGGGATTGTCACAGCCCCATTACGGCATTCACGGAACCAACAATCCCGCCTCCATAGGAACAGCTGCATCCAACGGCTGTATAAGAATGTACAATGAAGATGTTAATGAGCTCTTTAACCTGGTATCGGTCGGAACACCGGTAACCATTTACTGA